The following coding sequences are from one uncultured Desulfobacter sp. window:
- a CDS encoding LysM peptidoglycan-binding domain-containing protein produces MFFFRADIIKRIIIIPAVLFFFTPCAAFSAAGVKTSFKKYALFSYNDQLYLCEPYLVQQNEWLYKIFRQKGEISASDFPLFLKIFKHINPDIGNIDAISPGSRILIPLKPVDKNAYEQENNGTVEVPMLAFSTPMPPGIVSRHTYKHKVKAGDTISELLSKEFLTSSGNVSKVGEKAILHLNPDIKDINYIYQGKSITLPDPSLLSQPWFNNLIAMKTTDVPPTERMPGEKRTAHHAPKQISMAELAQLKRYTRLIQGHLMHQGNLFFPPVNQADKPKFIDLSKTPVMIDDTGKKTLLLGPERTEASMDPDIVAAMKAYWKDLQFKHVRDVLQANARLSTRTMKDVPESPESLIKTILAGTPYSYEPLVIFPVSLNTIQITVSLGRITHDHAPDILINSGSVYGSALDALKHQGYRIIDLPTNLNFEETCIRLFSQLGYQVWKNPSFNSNRKVKKIQGIYAEKGMEKRFFTRTPPFKSAADFLENEKIDVIMLEKEPAQ; encoded by the coding sequence ATGTTTTTTTTCCGGGCCGACATAATAAAACGAATTATTATCATCCCGGCAGTGCTGTTTTTTTTCACCCCCTGCGCCGCGTTTTCGGCAGCGGGGGTGAAAACCAGTTTTAAAAAATATGCCCTTTTCAGCTACAATGATCAGCTGTACCTGTGCGAGCCTTATCTGGTGCAACAAAATGAGTGGTTGTATAAAATTTTTCGCCAGAAAGGAGAAATATCCGCCTCGGATTTTCCGCTGTTCCTAAAAATTTTTAAGCACATTAATCCTGACATCGGCAACATTGATGCCATTTCCCCCGGCAGCAGAATTCTAATCCCCCTGAAACCCGTGGACAAGAACGCTTACGAACAGGAGAACAACGGCACAGTGGAAGTTCCTATGCTCGCATTTTCCACACCAATGCCACCCGGCATCGTATCCCGGCATACGTACAAACACAAAGTCAAAGCAGGAGATACGATATCGGAACTGCTCTCCAAAGAATTTTTAACGTCCAGCGGCAATGTATCCAAGGTCGGGGAAAAAGCGATACTTCATCTGAATCCAGATATAAAAGACATCAACTATATTTATCAGGGGAAAAGCATCACGCTCCCCGATCCGTCTCTTCTTTCCCAGCCCTGGTTTAACAATTTGATTGCCATGAAAACAACAGACGTTCCGCCCACAGAGCGCATGCCTGGAGAAAAACGAACAGCCCATCATGCCCCCAAACAGATCTCCATGGCGGAATTGGCCCAATTAAAACGATACACCCGGCTCATCCAAGGTCACCTCATGCACCAGGGCAACCTATTTTTCCCACCCGTCAACCAAGCCGATAAACCTAAATTCATTGACCTGTCAAAAACGCCGGTCATGATTGACGATACCGGAAAGAAAACCCTGCTGCTTGGTCCTGAGCGCACCGAAGCATCCATGGATCCTGATATTGTTGCTGCCATGAAAGCCTATTGGAAGGATCTGCAATTTAAACACGTCCGTGATGTTCTACAAGCCAATGCACGGCTCAGCACACGGACCATGAAAGATGTGCCCGAATCACCGGAATCATTAATCAAAACAATTTTGGCCGGCACACCCTATTCCTATGAGCCCCTGGTCATTTTTCCCGTATCCTTAAACACGATACAGATAACAGTCTCTTTAGGCCGAATCACCCATGACCATGCCCCTGATATTTTAATCAATTCGGGCAGTGTTTACGGCAGTGCACTTGACGCATTAAAGCATCAGGGATACCGAATTATAGACCTGCCGACGAATCTTAATTTTGAAGAGACTTGTATTCGCCTTTTTTCCCAGCTTGGGTATCAGGTATGGAAAAATCCATCTTTCAATTCGAATCGGAAAGTAAAAAAAATCCAGGGTATTTACGCTGAAAAAGGGATGGAAAAACGTTTTTTCACCAGGACACCTCCTTTTAAAAGTGCCGCAGACTTTCTGGAAAATGAAAAAATTGATGTGATTATGCTAGAGAAGGAGCCAGCCCAATGA